In Halichondria panicea chromosome 13, odHalPani1.1, whole genome shotgun sequence, one genomic interval encodes:
- the LOC135346861 gene encoding beta-1,3-galactosyltransferase 6-like: MRFVIRMYKEFAVLLLVSTIYTATLWYLAKLSFETQCEQLDHNQWSQPTDATAVSNDLPETANILNNVLLVMVISTPENRARRDVIRKTWVGSYVEHKKKFAVKFVIGTFDLNASKTESLISENKTFGDLLLLTDHLDSYNNLTRKVLHTFVWVDKNTDYSFVLKIDEDSFPKLDQIELELKERTSGKPLYWGLVASQSTPTKEGKWAEPNWKLCDKYLPYALGRGYVLSKDLIHRIAINADGLTLYNNEDVSVGVWISPFDLERKHDKRFRSETEKNWHYDQCKDYLLVHHLSIEDAGKTHEIMKSKGVLC; this comes from the coding sequence ATGCGTTTTGTTATTAGAATGTATAAAGAGTTTGCTGTGTTGCTACTAGTTTCAACCATATATACTGCAACTCTATGGTACCTAGCCAAATTGTCTTTTGAAACCCAATGTGAGCAGCTGGATCACAATCAATGGAGCCAACCAACAGATGCCACAGCTGTATCCAATGACTTGCCTGAAACAGCTAATATTCTAAATAATGTACTACTTGTGATGGTCATTTCAACACCCGAGAACAGAGCTAGGAGAGATGTGATTAGGAAGACTTGGGTGGGTAGCTATGTCGAACACAAAAAGAAGTTTGCAGTTAAGTTTGTTATAGGAACCTTTGATCTGAATGCTAGCAAAACAGAGTCGCTGATTTCCGAGAATAAGACGTTTGGCGATTTATTACTTTTGACCGATCACCTGGATTCATACAATAACCTCACCAGGAAAGTTTTACATACCTTTGTGTGGGTAGACAAAAACACAGACTACTCCTTTGTACTGAAAATTGACGAAGACTCGTTCCCTAAGTTGGATCAGATTGAATTGGAATTGAAAGAAAGAACTAGCGGAAAACCACTCTACTGGGGTTTGGTTGCATCACAAAGTACTCCAACAAAAGAAGGAAAGTGGGCGGAACCAAATTGGAAGTTGTGTGACAAATACCTGCCGTATGCATTGGGAAGGGGTTATGTATTATCTAAAGACCTTATACACAGAATTGCTATCAATGCTGACGGTCTTACACTCTACAACAATGAAGATGTCTCAGTTGGAGTTTGGATCAGTCCATTCGACTTGGAAAGAAAACATGACAAACGATTTCGTTCAGAGACGGAAAAAAACTGGCATTACGATCAGTGCAAGGACTATCTTCTTGTTCATCATCTGTCTATTGAAGATGCTGGGAAAACTCACGAAATAATGAAGAGTAAAGGAGTTTTGTGTTAA